In one window of Synchiropus splendidus isolate RoL2022-P1 chromosome 15, RoL_Sspl_1.0, whole genome shotgun sequence DNA:
- the LOC128771741 gene encoding titin homolog isoform X3: protein MTTEASAVSEADTEGKQKASSAEPEPENEQNPEAAASEPEGEPSNKEVPAPPTKPITVDAATSPDEDLKPRTRTSAGKGLSRLFSNFLKRRSQCSEGEGFEVEKAKEEKADKEDIGEKSEEEKETVKGEEEEKDKPEEAQSEEKDKNEEHVDKKEEIKKTEEKLEKKGSKKKKKEAKKKADEKGTDKVKSSEEKKEEEVKKEEGETEKVEEVDEKGEESSETKEEEKKTSEAKDKGAVAAKEEEKVDKKLVKKKEKEEKVKKKEEEKAKKKAEEEEKLRKKEEEKEKKKEEEKAREAEKLKKKEEEKTKKKEEEEKAKEEKKKKEEEKLKESKRKEEEKLKETKKKEEEKSKEAKKREEEKSKEAKKREEEKSKEAKKKEEEKSKETKKKEEEKSKEAKKKEEEKSKETKKKEEEKDTDPKKKEEKATEAKKKEEKGTDSKKEEKVTDSKKKEEKGGVEKKKEPEKTEEKQKSGKKKDKGKNKGKKEEKQSKGSSEEQVKAPIAAPEPELKTEPETDQVPDQQSTSSADAHAAPGEQKEAADKKDSDAIEEVKEEESEKKEDESEEQEEEADTKESSEEKTKKPAKEKTEKKVEDKGSKKLKTMQCKVTLLDDAVYECELDKHAKGQELFIKVCDHLNLLEKDYFSLAHWETPTSKTWLDPTKEIRKQVPGAVYDLTFNIKFYPPDPSQLTEDLTRYYLCLQLRKDIMLGVLPCSFVTLSLLGSYTAQSELGEYDPEVHGPDYVKELSLAPGQSKELEDKVMELHRTYRSMSPAQADLLFLENAKKLAMYGVDLHQAKDLDGVDITLGVCSSGLMVYKDKLRINRFPWPKVLKISYKRSSFFIKIRPSEQEQYESTIGFKLPNYKASKKLWKVCVEHHTFFRVSTIEPPSSRRFLVLGSKFRYSGRTQAQTRQASSMIDRPAPRFTRSASKRLSRNLDGEETLHLLQQLEGPRRCEVDDWAQILGLDKPQAFFDSPARRTQAYVLQGDERQSFQSESWQGTGSLILTQAGSQPWLLTKEEWPSLLQRLPPFRFVPHFSLAKQPVDSTSASLSSVDRLLQPSLQQQDDWLGYFDNKAPSGDTPPEEGLMAEEQEESRQQLIDRLQETVLLVDALTEQEELERSLREVKDLEERLQGMDQLAERIQDIIEQELGKEEIAKWREKDNEGLIQAPDKDEAVTQTVVTKSSVAADEEEEPIKQAFLIDPLLEDALVAQAKKKSAVEEKDVLMADNLRDRRYHVEQEKVEEEAKVEKEIVMDDIFRDKQRQAEEEWQDQVKKSGLSDVSGSSVIDQSVMAKRVEEVDELEEQIKLVFLKDLLVEDEPKEREAMKDTSVEEKELVKDVILKDKLRQIEEEANTEKQVLMEEKDKYESVTVERVVLMVDDLRDKLGQVDQESERMVNPMVERRVVMYDSLTDKGRQMEEGKTESIVPKTEDLMGDGLRDELQLVEGEKFKEEGITVERVVLMGDILTDKPGLMFDGLTDEVSPREEGKMASNTEEKVQEELEKSGLSGVGATSLTYQSMMKRKVTIVDEKISSLEDYDIVELSGVMSEEDLGNLAQIWVRTEMTQQRNEEVSVAVKSEYPLQLGQQDEWFVLFDRTPYQAIDWPIVTSVRPAEVEEKQYTVSAYAKSTVKEEQSVTVVNILGTDEIQSMPKNVLSQANMDGSDDWHVLLDTVARDTSYVQPVAWGGREQKTQSVKTATEKASKQVVTEEIKGDHPRWLPQAPVEERDDDWFLLLAVVPKVTFDVEPVTSRERYQMDTGSIVAATGSTVEKQIREVVFEEREITDNPLRWLPSIPRPPVEQREDDWFKLLDYMARETRYIAPVKSVTFDEVVTIIKAVERKEEKEIDVKERVAVYQQQAIALPQSVLTTADDWFLLLAVPPHKPLFVPPASIATQVFPQEESVSSVAESEIVLVQEGDAKPSKTVIKTTQEQDVETRELASIAPVFSKTLLNPVEEVLSREFLLSDRGQPSKPVTVRDDDWFLLFDVRQDEAVEKPSVSSARIPPGIRMTAEVDVTTAEAEKWTKIITVNGWQDEACRPEAKAQSISGRSEGKDDDWSLMFDASREPVFLPAVFSPVVYNIKSKQKSTIQEVRPPLKAMEKREVQPRRLSDDWFVLLDVAGKMPAFPAQARTSEMRELKVRTQQSIVIKDQVQMPSRHSVRQVEDDWFTVLDVAQEQSVSVPVPVLLPTQAKVSDAKSWTPMIRPEFERMIVEERQPFKHTHVHADWFVLLDVAPKESVAVTQRGTRPVSAPVFSQAALIEAGIPMAPLEQPQTSTPIKTVIKEEQTLEETVEGVESSKTEVKSAACREQIEVMSAINGDHQSEVTTTDVVRMRKKRAKKIEGDSIYVRHSLLMLEEFDKPQEDLLRHHASISELKRNFMESMPESKPSEWDKRLSTHSPFRTLGVNGQPLPSADGSVRSIPGSGSETKAVHVEPIDSLDITSPTPEVHMVPVAEQSCDLEDIIETPVVPVAEVDVALPALDITVKSLGDKQEEGSDPGLSGSSERIVGSASYFTSEGPRVVRCSQPPLVETQTVTITAVSNSSSSVISTTEVPIVSTQTVTYESSKVKGEGSEEDKDCSSVSTSVTSETTSGTSVTTTTTHISKVVRSGSSETRVEKRIVITADSEMDQEKEKDSGASAL, encoded by the exons ATGACAACAGAGGCGAGTGCGGTGAGCGAGGCAGACACTGAAGGCAAGCAGAAGGCGAGCAGTGCTGAACCTGAACCTGAGAACGAGCAGAATCCAGAGGCGGCCGCATCTGAGCCAGAGGGCGAGCCGTCCAACAAGGAAGTCCCAGCACCGCCCACTAAACCAATAACTGTCGATGCAGCAACCTCTCCAGATGAGGATCTTAAGCCCAGGACCCGCACATCGGCAGGAAAGGGCCTATCACGTCTCTTCTCCAATTTTCTGAAGCGCCGTTCCCAGTGCTCGGAAGGAGAAGGATTTGAGGTGGAGAAAGCCAAGGAGGAGAAGGCAGACAAAGAAGACATAGGggaaaaatcagaagaagaaaaggagactgtgaaaggggaggaggaggagaaagataAACCAGAGGAAGCACAGTCTGAGGAGAAAGACAAGAATGAAGAACATGTAGATAAGaaagaggaaataaagaaaacagaagaaaaacttgAGAAAAAAGGcagcaagaagaaaaagaaagaagctaAGAAAAAAGCTGATGAAAAAGGGACAGATAAAGTGAAGTCCTCCgaggagaaaaaagaagaagaggtgaAAAAAGAGGAAGGGGAAACGGAAAAGGTGGAAGAAGTTGACGAAAAAGGTGAAGAAAGTTCAGAgacaaaagaggaagaaaagaaaaccagTGAAGCAAAAGATAAGGGGGCAGTTGCTgcaaaagaggaagaaaaagttGACAAGAAGCtggtgaagaaaaaagaaaaagaggaaaaggtaaagaagaaggaagaggagaaggctaaaaagaaagcagaagaggaagaaaaactaagaaagaaggaagaggaaaaggaaaagaagaaagaagaggaaaaagcaCGAGAGGCAGAAAAGCttaagaagaaagaggaggaaaagactaaaaagaaggaagaggaagaaaaggcaaaagaggaaaagaaaaagaaagaagaggagaaatTAAAGGAGTCAAAAaggaaagaagaggagaaattaaaagagacaaagaagaaagaagaggagaaatCAAAGGAAGcaaaaaagagagaagaggagaaatcAAAGGAAGcaaaaaagagagaagaggagaaatcaaaggaagcaaaaaagaaagaagaggagaaatcaaaggaaacaaaaaagaaagaagaggagaaatcaaaggaggcaaagaagaaagaagaggagaaatcaaaggaaacaaaaaagaaggaagaggaaaagGACACTGATCcaaaaaagaaagaggagaaaGCAACTGAGgcaaaaaagaaagaggaaaagggAACTGATTcgaaaaaggaggaaaaagtaACCGATTcaaagaagaaggaagaaaagggtggggtggaaaaaaagaaggagccagagaagacagaagaaaaacagaagagtggaaagaaaaaagataaaggaaagaacaaaggaaaaaaagaggaaaagcaATCAAAGGGTTCTAGTGAGGAGCAAGTGAAAGCGCCAATAGCTGCTCCTGAGCCAGAGttgaaaacagaaccagaaaCCGACCAGGTTCCTGATCAGCAGTCAACAAGCAGCGCTGACGCACAC GCGGCTCCAGGGGAGCAGAAAGAAGCTGCAGACAAGAAGGATTCTGACGCCATTGAAGAAGTAAAGGAAGAGGAGTCGGAGAAAAAAGAAGACGAGTCTgaagaacaggaggaggaggcagacacGAAGGAGTCCTCTGAGGAGAAAACTAAAAAGCCTGCTAAGGAGAAGActgagaagaaggtggaggacaaAGGCTCCAAGAAGTTGAAAACCATGCAGTGCAAAGTCACTTTGCTGGATGACGCGGTGTACGAGTGCGAGCTGGAT AAACATGCGAAAGGCCAGGAGCTCTTCATTAAAGTGTGCGACCATCTCAACCTGCTGGAGAAGGACTACTTCAGCCTTGCTCACTGGGAAACACCGACCAGCAAG ACATGGCTGGATCCCACCAAAGAGATCCGGAAACAGGTTCCTGGTGCTGTCTACGATCTTACGTTCAACATAAAGTTCTACCCTCCAGATCCTTCTCAGCTCACGGAGGACCTCACCAG GTACTATCTGTGTCTCCAGCTGCGGAAGGACATCATGCTCGGAGTCCTTCCTTGTTCCTTTGTCACGCTGTCCCTCCTGGGCTCCTACACGGCACAGTCAGAGCTTGGCGAGTACGACCCAGAAGTCCATGGCCCAGACTATGTGAAGGAACTCAGTCTGGCACCAGGGCAGAGCAAGGAACTGGAGGACAAGGTGATGGAGCTGCATCGCACCTATAG GTCGATGAGTCCTGCCCAGGCCGACTTGCTGTTTTTGGAAAACGCCAAGAAACTTGCCATGTATGGTGTTGACCTGCATCAAGCCAAG GATCTTGACGGGGTAGACATCACACTCGGGGTTTGCTCGAGCGGACTCATGGTTTACAAAGACAAACTGAGAATCAACCGATTCCCTTGGCCTAAGGTCCTCAAGATTTCTTACAAACGCAGCAGCTTCTTCATCAAGATCCGGCCATCTGAG CAAGAGCAGTATGAAAGCACCATTGGTTTCAAACTTCCCAACTACAAAGCCTCCAAGAAGCTGTGGAAAGTTTGTGTCGAGCATCACACGTTCTTCAG GGTTTCAACGATTGAGCCTCCATCATCACGGCGCTTCTTAGTCTTGGGCTCCAAGTTCCGATACAGCGGCCGCACTCAAGCCCAGACTCGCCAGGCCAGCTCCATGATCGACCGACCTGCCCCCAGATTCACCCGCTCGGCTAGCAAGCGCCTGTCCCGTAACCTCGACGGAG AAGAGACACTCCATTTGTTGCAGCAACTTGAGGGACCTCGCAGGTGTGAGGTTGATGACTGGGCCCAGATTTTGGGTTTGGATAAACCACAGGCTTTCTTTGACTCTCCAG CCAGAAGGACGCAGGCTTATGTTCTGCAAGGGGACGAGAGGCAGTCTTTTCAGAGTGAGTCCTGGCAGGGCACTGGCTCTCTGATCCTTACCCAGGCCGGCTCTCAGCCCTGGCTGTTGACAAAAGAAGAGTGGCCTTCCTTGCTCCAGCGACTTCCTCCTTTCCGTTTTGTGCCACATTTCAGTTTAGCGAAGCAACCAG TTGATTCCACTTCGGCAAGTTTGAGCTCAGTGGACAGATTACTGCAACCCTCACTGCAACAGCAGGACGACTGGCTTGGCTACTTCGACAACAAAGCTCCAT CAGGCGACACGCCCCCAGAagaaggtttaatggcagaagaGCAAGAGGAGTCGAGGCAGCAGCTGATCGACAGACTTCAGGAAACTGTGCTTTTGGTGGATGCCTTGACCGAGCAAGAAGAATTGGAAAGGAGTTTGAGGGAAGTGAAGGATCTGGAGGAGAGACTTCAAGGGATGGACCAGCTGGCAGAGAGAATTCAGGATATAATAGAACAGGAATTAGGGAAGGAGGAGATCGCCAAGTGGAGGGAGAAAGATAATGAAGGGTTAATTCAGGCTCCAGATAAGGATGAAGCTGTTACACAAACAGTGGTGACAAAATCCTCTGTGGctgcagatgaggaggaagagccgATAAAGCAAGCGTTTTTAATAGATCCGTTACTGGAGGATGCCCTGGTAGCACAGGCCAAAAAGAAGAGCGCAGTGGAGGAGAAAGATGTTCTGATGGCTGATAACTTGAGGGACAGGCGATATCATGTGGAGCAGGAGAAGGTTGAGGAGGAGGCAAAGGTGGAGAAGGAGATTGTGATGGATGACATCTTCAGAGACAAGCAACGGCAGGCTGAGGAGGAATGGCAAGACCAAGTGAAAAAGAGTGGTTTGTCAGATGTTAGTGGCTCCTCTGTTATTGACCAGTCTGTGATGGCAAAGAGAGTGGAAGAGGTGGATGAGTTAGAAGAGCAGATAAAGCTTGTGTTTTTAAAGGATTTGTTGGTAGAAGATGAACCGAAAGAGAGAGAAGCCATGAAGGATACCAgtgtggaggagaaagaacttgTTAAGGATGTCATCTTAAAAGACAAGTTACGCCAGATTGAGGAGGAGGCCAACACAGAGAAACAAGTTTTGATGGAGGAGAAAGACAAGTATGAGAGTGTCACAGTGGAGAGAGTGGTTCTGATGGTTGATGACTTAAGAGACAAGCTGGGTCAAGTGGACCAGGAAAGCGAAAGGATGGTGAACCCTATGGTGGAGAGAAGGGTTGTAATGTATGATAGCCTGACAGACAAAGGACGTCAGATGGAGGAGGGCAAGACGGAGAGTATCGTGCCAAAAACAGAGGATCTGATGGGTGATGGTTTAAGAGACGAGCTGCAACTGGTTGAGGGGGAGAAATTCAAGGAGGAGGGCATCACTGTGGAGCGAGTGGTTCTGATGGGGGATATCTTAACAGACAAGCCAGGTTTGATGTTTGATGGTTTAACCGATGAAGTAAGTCCGAGGGAGGAGGGCAAGATGGCGAGTAACACTGAGGAAAAGGTTCAAGAGGAACTGGAAAAGAGTGGTCTCTCAGGTGTCGGTGCCACCTCTCTTACCTACCAGTCGATGATGAAAAGGAAAGTTACCATTGTAGATGAAAAGATTTCTTCACTGGAAGATTATGACATTGTTGAGCTGTCCGGggtcatgtctgaggaggatctGGGTAATTTGGCTCAGATCTGGGTCAGGACAGAAATGACTCAGCAGAGAAATGAGGAAGTTTCAGTCGCAGTGAAGTCGGAATATCCATTGCAGCTTGGACAACAAGACGAGTGGTTTGTCCTTTTCGATCGAACTCCTTACCAAGCCATCGACTGGCCAATAG TTACGAGTGTGAGGcctgctgaagtggaggagaaacagTACACTGTGTCAGCGTATGCAAAGTCAACAGTCAAGGAAGAACAGAGTGTAACGGTGGTGAATATTCTTGGGACAGACGAAATCCAGAGCATGCCAAAAAATGTCCTTTCACAGGCTAATATGGACGGATCTGATGACTGGCATGTGTTGCTGGATACTGTTGCCAGAGACACTTCATATGTACAACCAG TTGCGTGGGGTGGCAGAGAACAGAAGACACAAAGTGTCAAAACCGCAACTGAAAAAGCTAGCAAGCAAGTTGTAACTGAAGAGATTAAAGGCGACCACCCACGATGGCTTCCTCAAGCTCCTGTGGAAGAAAGAGATGATGATTGGTTTCTTTTGCTAGCTGTTGTTCCAAAAGTCACGTTTGATGTAGAACCAG TTACCTCAAGAGAAAGGTACCAGATGGACACAGGAAGTATTGTCGCTGCGACTGGCAGCACGGTGGAAAAGCAGATTAGAGAAGTTGTATTTGAAGAGAGGGAGATTACTGACAACCCTCTGAGATGGCTTCCTTCAATCCCCCGGCCACCAGTCGAACAGAGGGAGGATGACTGGTTCAAACTGCTGGATTATATGGCAAGAGAAACGCGTTATATCGCACCAG TGAAGTCTGTGACTTTCGATGAGGTGGTGACCATAATAAAAGCAGTGGAgcggaaagaagaaaaagagattGATGTGAAAGAAAGAGTAGCAGTATATCAGCAGCAGGCCATTGCTCTACCACAGTCTGTTCTCACGACAGCGGATGACTGGTTTTTGCTGCTGGCTGTCCCTCCCCACAAGCCTTTGTTTGTCCCGCCAG CCTCAATTGCAACTCAAGTGTTTCCCCAAGAAGAAAGTGTTTCATCGGTGGCTGAATCTGAGATAGTGTTGGTTCAGGAGGGGGACGCAAAGCCCAGCAAAACTGTGATCAAAACTACCCAAGAACAAGATGTTGAAACAAGAGAGCTAGCTTCCATAGCACCAG TATTCTCAAAAACTCTGCTGAATCCTGTTGAAGAGGTTTTGAGCAGAGAGTTTCTGTTGTCGGACCGAGGACAGCCATCCAAACCGGTGACGGTGAGGGATGATGACTGGTTTCTTCTGTTTGATGTGCGTCAGGACGAAGCTGTGGAGAAACCGTCAG TTTCTTCTGCTAGAATTCCTCCAGGGATAAGGATGACAGCTGAAGTTGATGTGACAACAGCTGAGGCTGAAAAGTGGACAAAGATAATTACTGTGAACGGCTGGCAAGATGAAGCCTGTCGTCCTGAAGCGAAGGCACAGTCTATTTCAGGAAGATCAGAGGGAAAAGATGATGACTGGTCTCTGATGTTCGATGCGTCTCGAGAGCCTGTGTTCCTACCAGCAG TTTTCAGTCCAGTTGTTTACAATATAAAATCCAAGCAGAAGTCTACTATCCAGGAAGTCAGGCCTCCTTTAAAGGcaatggagaaaagagaggtgCAACCAAGAAGGCTCAGTGACGACTGGTTTGTCCTGCTGGATGTTGCTGGTAAAATGCCAG CCTTTCCTGCTCAAGCTAGGACATCTGAAATGAGAGAGTTAAAAGTCAGAACTCAGCAAAGCATTGTTATAAAGGACCAGGTGCAGATGCCATCACGTCATTCTGTGAGACAAGTGGAGGATGATTGGTTTACTGTTCTGGACGTAGCACAGGAGCAATCAG TTTCCGTCCCAGTGCCAGTCCTACTCCCAACGCAGGCGAAAGTGTCTGATGCCAAATCCTGGACTCCCATGATAAGGCCAGAGTTTGAGAGGATGATTGTGGAGGAGCGACAGCCTTTCAAACACACTCATGTGCATGCTGACTGGTTTGTTCTACTAGATGTTGCTCCTAAAGAGTCAG TTGCTGTTACTCAGAGGGGCACCCGTCCTGTCAGCGCTCCAGTCTTCTCACAAGCTGCCCTGATAGAAGCGGGCATCCCCATGGCTCCATTAGAGCAGCCTCAGACATCGACTCCCATCAAGACTGTCATCAAGGAGGAGCAGACTCTGGAGGAAACCGTGGAGGGTGTCGAGTCTTCCAAAACTGAAGTCAAG TCGGCAGCATGCAGGGAACAGATTGAAGTGATGTCTGCCATCAATGGGGACCATCAG TCTGAGGTGACGACCACGGATGTGGTGCGAATGCGAAAG aaAAGAGCTAAGAAAATTGAGGGTGACTCAATTTATGTCAGACATAGCCTTTTAATGTTGGAG GAATTTGATAAGCCTCAAGAGGACCTGCTGCGGCATCATGCCAGCATCAGCGAGCTGAAGCGGAACTTCATGGAGTCCATGCCGGAGTCCAAACCCAGCGAGTGGGACAAGCGCCTGTCCACTCACTCTCCATTCCGCACTCTGGGTGTGAACGGTCAGCCTCTGCCCAGTGCTGATGGG AGTGTTAGATCCattcctggttctggttctgagaCAAAGGCTGTGCACGTGGAACCCATCGACAGTTTGGACATTACCAGTCCGACTCCAGAGGTCCACATGGTTCCTGTTGCAGAACAGTCATGTGATCTGGAGGACATTATTGAAACGCCCGTGGTTCCGGTTGCGGAGGTGGATGTGGCACTTCCAGCCCTCGACATCACAGTTAAATCCTTAGGTGATAAGCAGGAGGAGGGGTCAGATCCTGGATTGTCGGGGAGCTCCGAAAGGATAGTCGGCTCTGCCTCGTATTTCACAAGTGAAGGTCCACGGGTCGTGCGATGCTCCCAG CCCCCTCTGGTGGAGACCCAAACAGTCACCATCACAGCAGTGTCCAACTCCTCTTCCAGTGTCATCTCCACCACAGAGGTCCCTATCGTGTCCACCCAGACCGTCACCTATGAGTCTTCAAAG GTCAAAGGTGAGGGCTCAGAGGAGGACAAGGACTGCTCGAGCGTGTCCACTTCTGTGACGTCTGAGACGACCAGCGGCACATCGGTCACCACCACAACCACACACATCTCGAAG GTGGTGAGAAGCGGCTCTTCTGAGACCCGCGTGGAGAAGAGAATCGTCATCACAGCCGACTCTGAGATGGACCAAGAGAAG GAAAAAGACAGCGGAGCATCTGCGTTGTAA